The Allorhodopirellula heiligendammensis genome includes a window with the following:
- a CDS encoding GIY-YIG nuclease family protein, producing the protein MSTSEFGTAEYQFTSFSAVFSDLNMGKKRRKHELPKQSSSRKRRFLEKRKTNQPESLIWIPPANRVVVPASQHERRMREIGRSLMLPPDHPDYESQQDYLLRAMELDVGAKTKIEEIWKKTLLLHQTECLNGSGLVMSRTLRTFLHECFNRLVTSGPHSMSLQFNMFESFFAFRDSLVKFALRTEIDHLLSINDFFNWYESDDLLDKDPEILNAVMEEGVIYSFNMTNDSGFVVPTADCEFVIAGCSLIRHKNELSCVIVAGESPPRVPDELIALTKEELLDRCESSPFKQEAFDAAPEIPVSDRYLEEFPVAARVHLLLRFDLNDAKNRCWYLAQDNGNSYAVYTNETTGFDDLPPSEMENILKVANDEIVRYKDLLGMATSLIFLPVAFIAEQDFVSNVRFNTDISSQREEDWVFNALNNQFPVAYEVEVKAMATSCEGPQSRTIKPPEIGFENDGYWKKLSSGEIGADAEGHPIAGKTWVSINVSWVNKTLSSFLLRRTELVEIGPKSGYVYVMRCLGHADNLFKIGLTRVNTAERSRGLSRTTSSPLPFDVLAHWFVTDCYLVEKAVHERLAAFRVNPKREFFKLNISEIITTVEDIIRSS; encoded by the coding sequence ATGTCGACATCGGAATTTGGTACAGCTGAATATCAATTCACCTCATTCTCGGCTGTTTTTAGTGATCTTAACATGGGAAAGAAACGTCGCAAACACGAATTGCCAAAGCAATCGAGTTCACGCAAACGTCGTTTTTTGGAAAAACGCAAGACGAACCAGCCAGAGAGTCTAATATGGATTCCGCCCGCCAACCGTGTAGTAGTCCCTGCATCCCAACACGAACGTCGAATGCGTGAAATCGGACGATCGTTAATGTTGCCACCGGATCATCCAGATTATGAGTCGCAACAAGACTACCTATTAAGGGCAATGGAGCTCGACGTAGGAGCAAAAACAAAGATCGAAGAGATATGGAAAAAAACCCTTCTCCTTCATCAAACTGAGTGCCTCAATGGAAGTGGGCTCGTCATGTCGCGGACACTTCGCACTTTCCTTCATGAGTGCTTCAACCGACTGGTCACGTCTGGTCCCCATTCGATGAGTTTACAGTTTAACATGTTTGAATCTTTTTTTGCCTTCCGGGACTCACTTGTGAAATTTGCACTCCGCACTGAAATAGATCACTTGTTGTCAATAAATGATTTTTTTAATTGGTATGAAAGCGACGATCTTTTAGATAAAGATCCTGAGATACTGAATGCAGTCATGGAGGAGGGTGTTATTTATTCTTTTAACATGACTAATGATTCGGGGTTCGTGGTACCCACCGCCGACTGCGAGTTTGTAATTGCAGGCTGTTCATTAATTCGACACAAGAATGAACTATCTTGCGTGATTGTAGCCGGAGAAAGCCCCCCCCGAGTTCCAGACGAATTGATAGCTTTAACCAAAGAAGAGCTGCTGGATCGATGCGAATCCAGTCCTTTCAAACAGGAAGCGTTCGATGCCGCACCTGAAATCCCTGTCTCAGACAGATACCTTGAAGAATTTCCAGTCGCCGCACGAGTACACCTGCTACTTAGATTTGATCTTAATGACGCAAAAAACCGTTGTTGGTATCTTGCACAGGACAATGGGAATTCGTACGCCGTCTATACCAATGAAACGACCGGTTTCGACGACCTTCCTCCATCAGAAATGGAAAATATACTTAAAGTAGCGAACGACGAAATAGTCCGATACAAAGATCTGCTTGGTATGGCAACTTCATTGATCTTTCTGCCAGTAGCATTTATAGCTGAACAGGATTTCGTGAGTAACGTCAGGTTCAATACAGACATTTCTTCCCAACGTGAAGAAGACTGGGTGTTTAACGCGTTGAACAATCAATTTCCCGTAGCTTATGAGGTCGAGGTAAAGGCAATGGCGACGAGTTGCGAAGGACCGCAATCTCGAACAATTAAACCTCCTGAAATTGGTTTTGAAAATGACGGATATTGGAAGAAGCTGAGTTCTGGCGAGATTGGAGCAGACGCAGAAGGACATCCAATCGCTGGGAAGACTTGGGTTTCAATTAATGTTTCTTGGGTCAACAAAACTCTATCAAGCTTTCTTTTGCGGCGCACTGAACTAGTGGAGATTGGTCCGAAATCAGGTTACGTCTATGTGATGCGGTGTTTGGGACATGCTGACAATCTTTTCAAAATCGGACTAACCAGAGTAAACACCGCTGAACGGTCCAGGGGACTGAGTCGCACCACTAGTAGTCCTCTTCCTTTTGACGTACTAGCACATTGGTTTGTCACAGATTGTTATCTCGTTGAGAAAGCGGTTCATGAAAGACTTGCTGCTTTTCGTGTGAATCCGAAACGAGAGTTTTTCAAGCTGAACATTTCCGAAATCATAACTACTGTCGAAGATATCATTCGATCTAGTTGA
- a CDS encoding IS4 family transposase produces MLRWVYHNFIFGKEAFAMGSLNHSRCRDQISFLRRQFMQDGGLPFTEILSQESISSAISQNEICWKERVYSPVVTLWVFLGQILSTDQSCAAAVARLIAHRISRQESPCSSETSAYCQARKRLPEKFFSDVARRAGRALDCCAKAEWLWHGRRVYLYDGTTVTMPDTAANQAEYPQPSYQRPGLGRPMARVCAIFSLSCGAVVDMAVGGYSGKGQSELGLLRRLMDVFRPGDIMVADRLMCSWVELTALQCRGVDFVVRHAVTRKLDFRRGQRLGKDDQIVSWPKRYGRTKADADYRKNLPDSLRVRVCRIRIARPGFRDKVLVIATTLFDPIEYPKEELASLYRQRWNVELDIRTIKQTLQMDQLRCKTPDLVRKEMWIHVLAYNLIRTIMARAADKHGIEPRTVSFKATLQTLKAFQPMLANMGRCSYEVRQQIYEQVIESIAVHRVGDRPDRFEPRKIKQPHRKHHDYLHVHRHEAKRQILAGLRK; encoded by the coding sequence TTGCTTAGATGGGTTTACCACAACTTCATCTTCGGCAAGGAGGCCTTTGCGATGGGCAGTTTGAACCATAGTCGGTGTCGAGACCAGATCAGTTTTTTGCGACGGCAATTTATGCAGGATGGCGGACTGCCATTCACGGAAATTCTCTCCCAGGAGTCTATCTCCAGTGCGATCTCGCAGAATGAGATCTGTTGGAAGGAGAGGGTTTATTCGCCCGTGGTGACGCTATGGGTGTTTCTGGGGCAGATCCTCAGCACCGATCAGTCATGTGCAGCAGCTGTCGCGAGACTGATTGCTCATCGAATCTCTCGGCAGGAAAGCCCCTGTTCTTCGGAGACCTCAGCCTACTGCCAGGCACGAAAACGCCTTCCAGAGAAGTTCTTCTCGGACGTCGCCCGTCGAGCGGGACGTGCTTTGGATTGCTGCGCCAAAGCTGAATGGCTGTGGCACGGTCGGCGTGTCTATCTCTATGACGGAACGACAGTCACAATGCCCGACACCGCCGCAAATCAAGCCGAATACCCCCAGCCATCGTATCAACGTCCAGGACTTGGTCGTCCGATGGCAAGAGTGTGCGCCATCTTCTCGCTTTCGTGTGGAGCTGTCGTTGACATGGCAGTCGGCGGCTATTCAGGGAAGGGCCAAAGCGAACTCGGATTGCTGCGACGCTTGATGGATGTGTTTCGCCCCGGCGACATTATGGTCGCAGATCGGCTCATGTGTTCCTGGGTTGAGCTCACTGCGCTGCAATGCCGAGGTGTCGATTTTGTTGTGAGACACGCTGTGACTCGTAAGCTCGATTTTCGTCGTGGCCAACGCCTCGGCAAAGATGATCAGATTGTGAGTTGGCCGAAGCGATATGGCCGTACAAAGGCAGACGCCGACTATCGCAAGAATTTACCGGACAGCTTGCGAGTACGAGTCTGCCGAATACGGATTGCCCGACCTGGCTTCCGTGACAAAGTTCTGGTCATCGCAACGACGCTCTTTGATCCGATTGAATATCCCAAGGAAGAACTCGCATCTCTCTACCGACAACGCTGGAATGTTGAGTTGGATATCCGAACTATAAAGCAGACGTTGCAGATGGATCAATTGCGTTGCAAAACACCCGACCTCGTTCGCAAGGAAATGTGGATTCACGTGCTGGCTTACAACCTGATTCGGACGATCATGGCGAGAGCAGCTGATAAGCATGGAATCGAGCCGCGAACCGTTAGCTTCAAGGCCACGCTGCAAACGCTGAAGGCGTTTCAACCAATGCTTGCGAACATGGGGCGTTGTTCTTACGAAGTTCGGCAACAGATTTATGAGCAAGTAATCGAATCGATTGCTGTCCATCGTGTTGGAGACAGACCGGACCGCTTTGAGCCGAGGAAGATAAAACAACCTCATCGAAAACATCATGACTACTTGCACGTTCACCGCCACGAAGCGAAACGCCAGATCCTGGCAGGACTTAGGAAATAA